Proteins from one Falco cherrug isolate bFalChe1 chromosome 7, bFalChe1.pri, whole genome shotgun sequence genomic window:
- the SIX6 gene encoding homeobox protein SIX6, which translates to MFQLPILNFSPQQVAGVCETLEESGDIERLGRFLWSLPVAPAACEALNKNESVLRARAIVAFHTGNYRELYHILENHKFTKESHAKLQALWLEAHYQEAEKLRGRPLGPVDKYRVRKKFPLPRTIWDGEQKTHCFKERTRHLLREWYLQDPYPNPSKKRELAQATGLTPTQVGNWFKNRRQRDRAAAAKNRLQQQVLTQGSVRSLQAEEESGGEAVGAASSPAASLSSKAATSAISITSSDSECDI; encoded by the exons ATGTTCCAGCTGCCCATCCTCAATTTCAGCCCGCAGCAGGTGGCCGGGGTATGCGAGACCCTGGAGGAGAGCGGGGACATCGAGCGCCTGGGGCGCTTCCTCTGGTCCCTGCCCGTGGCCCCCGCGGCCTGCGAGGCCCTCAACAAGAACGAGTCGGTGCTGAGAGCCCGGGCCATCGTGGCCTTCCACACGGGGAACTACCGGGAGCTCTACCACATCCTGGAGAACCACAAGTTCACCAAGGAGTCCCACGCCAAACTGCAAGCCCTCTGGCTGGAAGCGCACTACCAGGAGGCGGAGAAGCTGCGGGGCCGACCCCTGGGGCCCGTGGACAAGTACCGGGTGAGGAAGAAGTTCCCGCTGCCCCGCACCATCTGGGACGGCGAGCAGAAGACGCATTGCTTCAAGGAGCGGACGAGGCATTTGCTGCGGGAGTGGTACCTGCAGGACCCTTACCCCAACCCTAGCAAAAAGCGGGAACTGGCTCAGGCCACGGGACTTACCCCCACGCAAGTGGGCAACTGGTTCAAAAACCGCAGGCAAAGGGACAGGGCAGCAGCCGCTAAGAACAG GCTACAGCAGCAGGTCCTAACGCAGGGCTCGGTGCGCTCGCTACAAGCGGAAGAGGAGAGCGGCGGGGAGGCGGTGGGGGCCGCCTCCAGCCCCGCGGCCAGCCTCTCCAGCAAAGCGGCCACCTCCGCCATCTCCATCACATCCAGCGACAGTGAATGTGACATCTGA